A region from the Desulfomarina profundi genome encodes:
- a CDS encoding inositol-3-phosphate synthase, translating into MSKIKVGIIGVGNCASSLIQGINHYGKTDGEDAIGLMHWKIGRYKPTDIEIVSAFDIDRRKVGLDINQAIFAKPNCTKIFCPEIAETGTVVKMGKILDGFSDHMKDYNDESTFLPADEEEPDAKEIIEELQRTGTEVLMNYLPVGSEQATRFYANCALEAGVAFVNNIPVFIASDPEWSDRFKAKNIPIIGDDIKAQLGATIVHRALTDLFNKRGVKLERTYQLNTGGNTDFLNMLNQTRLSSKKESKTEAVQAVTAARLEKNNIHIGPSDYVAWQKDNKVCFIRMEGKLFGDVPMNIEMRLSVEDSPNSAGVAIDSIRCAKIALERKLGGALTAPSSYFCKHPPIQYTDDKAYQLMEEFISQDVQAIS; encoded by the coding sequence ATGAGCAAAATCAAAGTTGGGATTATCGGGGTCGGCAACTGTGCAAGCTCACTTATCCAGGGTATCAATCATTACGGAAAAACGGACGGCGAAGACGCAATCGGCTTAATGCACTGGAAAATCGGACGTTATAAACCCACTGATATTGAAATCGTCTCCGCGTTTGATATTGACAGGCGTAAAGTCGGGCTGGATATCAATCAGGCCATTTTCGCCAAACCCAACTGCACAAAAATTTTCTGCCCGGAAATTGCTGAAACGGGAACAGTTGTCAAGATGGGAAAAATTCTTGATGGTTTTTCGGACCATATGAAGGATTATAACGACGAGTCTACATTTCTTCCTGCAGACGAAGAAGAACCTGATGCAAAAGAGATCATAGAAGAACTGCAGCGTACCGGCACCGAGGTACTCATGAATTACCTGCCGGTGGGGTCGGAACAGGCAACCCGCTTCTATGCCAACTGCGCTCTGGAAGCCGGTGTCGCTTTTGTCAATAATATTCCAGTATTTATTGCCAGCGATCCGGAATGGAGTGATCGGTTCAAGGCCAAAAACATCCCCATAATAGGTGACGATATCAAGGCACAGCTGGGTGCCACCATTGTCCACAGGGCATTGACAGACCTCTTTAACAAACGGGGAGTCAAACTGGAAAGAACCTACCAGCTCAATACAGGTGGTAATACTGATTTTCTGAATATGCTCAACCAGACCCGCCTTTCTTCCAAAAAGGAATCGAAAACCGAAGCTGTCCAGGCGGTGACAGCGGCACGTCTGGAAAAAAACAATATTCATATCGGTCCCAGCGACTATGTAGCCTGGCAGAAGGATAACAAGGTCTGTTTTATTCGTATGGAGGGCAAGCTCTTCGGGGATGTTCCCATGAATATTGAAATGCGCCTTTCCGTTGAAGATTCACCAAACTCCGCCGGAGTGGCCATTGATTCCATTCGCTGTGCCAAAATTGCCCTGGAGCGAAAACTGGGTGGTGCGCTGACTGCACCTTCCAGCTATTTCTGCAAACATCCTCCGATCCAGTATACGGATGACAAGGCATACCAGCTGATGGAAGAATTCATCAGCCAGGATGTTCAGGCAATTTCCTGA
- a CDS encoding TolC family protein, with amino-acid sequence MFSTVLFTPVSSGADCLALDLAAAMEMARRQSPAISENRIAITEARKEIKEIFGLFHSPQFELISYGGMVSDARGDITDTPDSNEDYGHMGPFFKADITAVQPIYSFGKYDNAMGAGKNNVAMKKAVFRESVNILGFEVAKAFLGVAAGSEGERIGRELVQHYRELLDRLEKMVEEQDGDIDAGHLLEAKTMLFEVEKQASRPEVDREKAMLYLRGLLGRDQDFAVEVIPVEEPGLDLNSNFFPLFLDFSRHHSPLLQSYDFGLESLKQKAALEKKMKYPDLFVAMGAGYGIAPNRDKQTNAFINDDYNYKKLGGVLGLKWDFNYHINSSKEEKALLEYRKIAAKKKVAMLKLEGGLRKAYTEARNNKKLLLAVEKSIKSARTWLRLENENFDMGIGDVKRLVKAYQAYYKLKGSEIETRFHYLLSLAELAKGAGDMDLFLLWIQNGKVAIPLNEKNEKYEQDEK; translated from the coding sequence TTGTTTTCGACCGTTTTGTTCACTCCGGTCAGCTCCGGTGCGGATTGCCTGGCTCTTGACCTGGCAGCGGCCATGGAAATGGCACGCAGGCAGAGCCCGGCCATTTCAGAGAACCGCATTGCAATTACTGAAGCCCGCAAGGAAATAAAGGAAATTTTCGGTCTTTTCCATTCACCTCAATTTGAACTGATCTCCTACGGAGGCATGGTTTCCGATGCCCGGGGTGATATTACGGATACCCCGGACTCAAACGAGGATTATGGTCATATGGGGCCTTTTTTCAAGGCGGATATCACTGCTGTGCAGCCGATTTATTCTTTTGGAAAATATGACAATGCCATGGGCGCCGGGAAAAATAATGTGGCCATGAAAAAGGCAGTTTTTCGTGAATCGGTAAATATCCTCGGGTTTGAAGTGGCCAAAGCTTTTCTGGGTGTTGCCGCCGGCAGTGAAGGGGAAAGAATCGGCAGGGAACTGGTTCAGCATTATAGAGAATTACTCGATCGCCTGGAAAAAATGGTTGAGGAACAGGATGGGGATATTGATGCCGGTCATCTGCTGGAAGCAAAAACGATGCTGTTTGAGGTTGAAAAACAGGCGTCCAGACCTGAAGTGGACAGGGAAAAGGCCATGCTCTATCTCCGCGGGTTACTGGGACGGGACCAGGATTTTGCAGTCGAGGTCATACCTGTAGAGGAACCGGGTCTTGATTTGAACAGTAATTTTTTCCCACTCTTTCTTGATTTTTCCCGTCACCATTCACCCCTGTTACAGAGTTACGATTTTGGTCTTGAATCCCTGAAACAGAAAGCGGCTCTGGAAAAGAAGATGAAATATCCTGATCTGTTTGTGGCCATGGGTGCCGGCTACGGTATTGCCCCAAACAGGGACAAACAGACAAATGCATTTATCAACGATGATTATAACTATAAAAAACTGGGTGGAGTCCTGGGGCTGAAATGGGATTTTAATTATCATATCAACAGTTCTAAAGAAGAAAAGGCCCTGCTTGAATATCGAAAAATTGCCGCAAAAAAGAAAGTGGCAATGCTGAAGCTGGAGGGTGGGCTCAGGAAAGCCTATACCGAGGCACGAAACAATAAAAAACTTCTTCTGGCTGTTGAAAAGTCTATAAAATCAGCGAGGACATGGCTCAGGCTTGAAAATGAAAACTTTGACATGGGCATCGGTGATGTAAAACGGCTGGTGAAGGCATACCAGGCCTACTACAAATTAAAGGGAAGTGAAATTGAAACACGTTTCCATTACCTGCTTTCCCTCGCTGAGCTGGCAAAAGGGGCGGGAGACATGGATCTTTTTCTTCTCTGGATACAAAATGGCAAAGTTGCAATACCCTTAAATGAAAAAAATGAAAAATATGAACAAGATGAAAAATAG
- a CDS encoding Tgt2/MlaC family protein: protein MKKMKNMNKMKNSSTTGSFAVAEPSGPALQVCRLIIVFLLVCSAHSLRAEITPLDVIRSSNTLVLDIYEASPEITRKVLDDITRVMEKVTDFEEIADRVVQKTCVGGSGDSCEQLKTEFIALLKLNATRKLGRYRADRFDYLGQVVEGRTARVKTIAWFQEDSVELDYILEKKEGRWVIVNYIADGVDTVRNYQSQFSRIISKKSVNFLIGRLEKKNRLYRKERSEIKKQL from the coding sequence ATGAAAAAAATGAAAAATATGAACAAGATGAAAAATAGCAGCACGACGGGCAGTTTTGCCGTGGCAGAACCTTCCGGACCAGCCCTGCAGGTCTGTCGGCTGATCATTGTTTTTCTCCTGGTATGTTCTGCCCATTCACTTCGTGCGGAAATTACTCCCCTGGATGTTATTCGCAGCTCGAATACGCTTGTCCTTGATATTTATGAGGCATCCCCTGAGATTACGCGGAAAGTGCTTGATGATATCACCAGGGTTATGGAAAAAGTAACGGATTTCGAGGAAATTGCAGACAGGGTGGTGCAAAAAACCTGTGTGGGCGGAAGCGGGGATTCATGCGAGCAACTCAAAACTGAATTTATTGCTCTCTTGAAACTCAATGCCACCCGTAAACTCGGTCGGTACCGGGCTGATCGTTTTGATTATCTCGGCCAGGTGGTGGAGGGGCGGACAGCCAGGGTGAAGACCATCGCCTGGTTTCAAGAAGATTCGGTGGAACTCGATTATATTCTTGAAAAAAAAGAGGGTCGCTGGGTTATTGTCAATTATATTGCCGACGGGGTGGATACTGTTCGTAACTACCAGAGCCAGTTCAGTCGGATTATCTCTAAAAAATCGGTCAATTTTCTAATTGGCAGGCTGGAGAAAAAAAACAGGCTCTACCGCAAGGAACGCAGTGAGATCAAAAAGCAACTCTGA